The Psychrobacillus sp. FSL K6-2836 nucleotide sequence AAGAAGCGAGTAAAGGTATTTCTGTTTCTACGTCGAAATAATTTAGTAATAAATAAATTACGGGGTGATAGTTGTGTTTAATGAGTTAGAGATTGAGCGGTTAACTTCTATAAGTGAACATTCTGAGGAACTTTCAGAGCTGCTTATACAAGTGGTAGGAGATGGGGGATCTATTGGTTTCTTACCGCCATTGGAGTTAGTGGATGCGATGAAATACTGGGAAGAAGTGTTGAGCCCAAATGTATTTTTATTTGTTGCTAAACTAAACAATCGAATCATCGGTAGTATCCAGTTACATATATGCACTAAGCCGAACGGACTTCACAGGGCAGAGATAGCCAAGCTGATGACCCATCCACATTATCGCCGAAAAGGCGTTGGTCGTCTTCTGATAGAAAAAGCAGAAGAGATTGCTGTGAAAGAGAAAAAGTCGTTATTAGTTCTAGATACAAGGGAAGGTGATCCTTCAAACCATTTATATAATAATTTAGGCTATATAAAAGCTGGGAAAATTCCTAACTATGCAAAATCAGTAAGCGGAGAATTGCATGGTACTAATATATATTATAAGGAATTAGAATCTTTTTAATGTAGAATCAATAATAGATAACCTAATCATAGAGATTGATTTTTTTAGTGAGTAGGAAGATATCAATTTTATATAGGTAAAAGGAAATGCATACAAGTGTTTGTATGCATTTTTTTTATTTTAGTGAGTAAATAGACTTGATTATTTAGTTGTATTTTAATGAAAAAAAGAATTTATATGTAACTTTATGCCCTCACAGTAAGTCGCAACTGTAGAGTTTATGACTATGTTTGTAGAAAAAATAGAAGTTATGAAGAATCCGTTTCCCGCAAATTTAGCTAAAGTATAATTATGTTAATCTTCTATCACTAACTAATTATCCATGAAGGAGAACCAGAAGGAAATATAAACTAATTAACTATAAGGAGGTACTTATTTCTAAATTTTTAGGTATATAAGTTTATAAGAATGAACAGTATTCTTGGGGCGACGTTAAAGGGGTGCTAACGCTGAAAAAAGTTGTAGGAATTATTTTAGTATTTTTTGTTCTACTAGGATCCAGTACCATTTATGCCAGTGGCTTGCCACGAAACTCCCTTTCTAAATGGTATGATCAATCGTTCCAAAAGGAGAGTGAAGGAAAAGTTGCTTTAGATAAAGTAGAAAAAACCTTTGAAGAAGTAAATACTTTTATATTGGAAACATTAGAAAGTTATCAAACTACTATTCAAGAGATAATTGAATATCAGATAAAAGATTCAAAGGCAGGTATCGAAGAGTATCAACAGGAAGTTAAAAGCCAATTAGACGATGCAGTTTTTGAGTTAAAGGAAGAAAAAATCGGTGACTATATTGACAATGAAGCAATAGAAAAAGAAATTGATCAAGATATTGATGAAGTGTTAATAGAAGTTTTTGGTAAGTAGGACTCATTCATAAAAAAACTATATTATAAGGGGATATTCATATGTTGAAAACAGTTAAGGGAAAAGTAATCGCAGGAACAGTAGCAGTAACACTATTCGCAGGAGCAGGAGTAGCTTTCGGGGCATCCGATGCAGGAACAAATTTGCAAACTTGGTTTAAGTCTCAATTTACTACTGCTAAAGCAGATATGAAATCAGATGTTCAAATTTATGCTAACGAACAAAAAGAAGTATTAAAGGCAGAGTTTAATACATTAAAACAAGGGGCTACTAATGATATTAACGGAAGTAAAGAATCATCCAGTTTAACGGCGATCACAAACATTGATAATGAACTTGATAAACACATTGGTTCGATTGACACGAAAAAAGTAGAGATTGAAGGTTATATGACAAGTCAATTTGCAACAATCCTTGAAAATGCTGAGGACAAAATTTATGATGCTGGGACAGAGTATTCAAAAAAAGCTTCAGACAAGATGTATGAACATACTGGTGAAGTAGGTTCTGCAGCTCTTGAAACACTGAATACTGAACTTACAAAGAAGAAAGATGAAGCTCTTGAAGAGTTACGGGTTGCAATTGAGACGGCAAAATCTGAACTTCAAACACAGTTAAATGACCAAACATATGATACTACGGAAGAAATTAAGGATTTAATTGATACGAGAGTTGGAGAAGTTCGTATTTGGGTTACTTTCATGACAGACTTTGCGATACAAGAACAAGAAGAGGCTATTGATACTAAAGCTCTAGAATTAGAGAATGCTGCTAAAACAGCAATGCAGGGTCTTATTGACGGTATTTAAAAAATAGTTTTAATAATAAACAAGGGCCTTCCTATTTTGAGGCCCTTATTCTTCTGATTGGAGGAAAAGACATGCTAAGTAAAATAGAAAAATATAAAACTATGCACCCTTTAAGAAAACTATTAATTATACTTGGAGCAATATTTTTAAGTGTTAGCCTTGGAAGCAGTGTTAAAACTGCTCTAGCAGATGTAGACGTTCAACTATTAATGGCAAACTGGTTCTCGAAAAAACAAGATGAATCAATTAAAGAAATAGATTATGCGATTGCAACTGAAAGAGACGCGTTAATGGGACAATTAAAAGAACAATTAAAAGCAGAAATGCAATTAGCCGAGGAACAACTTGCTGAGTTCACAGCTACTCAAAAACAAACTCGTATTGCAGCGTTACAAGAATATGCTAATAACATAAAAGCAGGAATGACCATTGATAATAGTGAACAAGAAGCTGCGATTATGAAAAACATAGATATCATTTTAGAAAATGCAAAAGCGCAATTAGATGGTCAAGTCGCTCAGTTAAAGTTAATGCCTGTACCAATACCTGAGGCAGCACCGATACCTGCTCCAGTGGTTGTTCCGGAAGCAACTCCGATTCCAGAAACACCGCCAGCTCCTATAGAGGAAACGAAACCAGTACCTGATACTGAGGTAATCCCGAAAACAGAAACACCACCGAATCAAGAAGAGGATACATCGATACCTCCTGTGCGAGAAGAACCTTTCGTAAACCAATCTATGGAGACAGATGTTGTATCGGGAACGGAATAGTTTGTTGTTCTAAATAATTCAAAATTACAATGAATACTTTCTGTCACTGATGAATCATACTACTTTCTAAAAATAAAATACCAGGTAAATTAACAACTAATATTGTTGATTTACCTGGTTTTTATATTTTGGAGTAAAAATAATTACTTTAAAGAGAAAAAAGTGTTGCTTTAAAACGTAATTTAATTTACTATTAAAAGTAACGAAGGAGGGGTAGTGTGGAAGATATAAGATTGAATGTAGCCTTACTAAGGAGAAAGGTACCTAATTTGACTACAGCAGCGAAATCAATAGGAATTAGACCTGCGACTGTCTCAAATTTATGTACTGGGAAAATTGATTTGGGAAAAGCGGAGGTTAGGACCCTTGTTGGACTGGCTTCTTTAGCAAATTGCACAGTGGATGAATTAATCATACGGGGGGAGAAGTTGAATATGATTGAAACCAAAATTAAAGCATTAGACTTTTTTGCGCCATTAGTGAAAGAGGGGACAACGGGTTTAGTTGCACGACCGGGAATGGGCCAGCTTGTTATTCTTGCAGAACTTATGCACAGATTTAAGGATAGCGATTATACGACAGTATTTTTATTGCCTCAAAAACATCGCAATGAGCTTGAAACAGAAGGTATTACTGGGTTAGCGAATTATTTAACTGAATCCATTGGAGAGACATTTTCAAAGTTGTCGGAAATTTCTGGGGATATCCTGTTGATAACCGATAGGAGTTATGTGGTTTCTGGTCAGTTATTAGATCTACAAGAAAAAATGATCACTGATGGAGTTAAAAACGTTACAACCATTCTTTTGGACCTTTCTGGAGAAGTTGTTGATGAGGATATACCTTTTGGACCTCTAGAAACAGTATGGCAATTGGATGCTGACCTTGCAGCGCGTCATCTCTATCCCGCTATTCAACCTATTATTTCTACTTCGTCACTTGTGGAAGGAGTGGACGTAGATCAACGACACTTTAACTTAAGACAGAGAGCACAGAAATTACTAAGACGTTATAAGGAGCTTCGATCATTGGTTGTTGTCCATGGGTTAGATAAAATTCGAAATAATGAATTGGAAATCTACGAACGTGGAGAACTTTTAGAAGCCTATTTTACGCAACCTTTTTATGTTGCAGAGTCCTTTACGGGTCATACTGGGCAAGAGGTTTCACTTTCTCAAACACTGCAAGATGTCGAATATATTTTAGATGGCAAGGCTGATGAACAATCGGTAGATAGTCTTAAGTATGTAGGTAACCTAAAGTAAAGAAGATAACTTTAAAACAGCAGCTGTAAATTTTCAGCTGCTGTTTTGGCGTTCATCGGCATTACGGAGCACTTTGGGGGGAACTCATGACCTCTCGAGAGAAACTAACCATGCACAATGGCAATCTTGGAATAAGCAAAGCAATTGAGTAGAAGTTTAAATCCTCACCTATAAGGAAAAGCTAATCTAAAAAAGGGTGTTAAAAATGACGACTTCCATAGGCACTTCCTCTGACCTCAAACAAAACCCTCATAAAAAAGCATACGCAAAGCAGAATATGTGGACAGGTATTTTGTTTGGACTAGGGATTGTAGCATTTATAGATGAAGTAGTTTTTCATCAACTTCTTCACTGGCATCATTTTTACGATAAATCCACTACGGATATTGGACTGGTGTCGGATGGGATTTTTCATGCGTTTAGCTTTATAGCTACGATAGGAGCATCATTTCTACTAGCAGATCTTCATAGACGACATGCATTTTGGTTGAAGAGATGGATTGGCGGAATACTTCTAGGGGCAGGTGTGTTTCAACTTTATGACGGAATCATTCAACATAAATGGATGGGTTTGCATCAAATCCGTTACGAGGTTGATATTCTTCCATACGATTTAGTATGGAATATTTTGGCTGCTTTTATGATTGTTGTTGGGGCTATTCTGATCTATCGTACAAAATCATGAACGGAGGAACAGAGATTCGATGCATACCCATGAACATTATTCAGCAGCAGATATTCTCCAGATTTCACTAGCGATTCCTTTTTTATTGTTATTCCTTTTTTATATTGTGGCAGTATGGCTGTCCAATCGAAAGAAAAAAACATGGCCAGTTTACCGAGTTGTTGCATGGAGTTTTGGCGTACTATGTGCAATGCTCGCTATAATTGGTCCTATTGCAGATATGGCGCACACGGATTTTTCTGCCCATATGATTAGCCATATATTGCTTGGTATGTTGGCGCCAATTTTGATTGCGTTAGGTGCCCCAATAACGCTTCT carries:
- a CDS encoding DUF2243 domain-containing protein gives rise to the protein MTTSIGTSSDLKQNPHKKAYAKQNMWTGILFGLGIVAFIDEVVFHQLLHWHHFYDKSTTDIGLVSDGIFHAFSFIATIGASFLLADLHRRHAFWLKRWIGGILLGAGVFQLYDGIIQHKWMGLHQIRYEVDILPYDLVWNILAAFMIVVGAILIYRTKS
- a CDS encoding GNAT family N-acetyltransferase, giving the protein MFNELEIERLTSISEHSEELSELLIQVVGDGGSIGFLPPLELVDAMKYWEEVLSPNVFLFVAKLNNRIIGSIQLHICTKPNGLHRAEIAKLMTHPHYRRKGVGRLLIEKAEEIAVKEKKSLLVLDTREGDPSNHLYNNLGYIKAGKIPNYAKSVSGELHGTNIYYKELESF